The genomic stretch GTTTGAGTGATATATATATTCAATTATCTCGCTACACGAGATGACAAGGAAGAGGCCGAAGATGATGCATCGGGCCAAGTCAAGAGAACCCAACGATCGAGGCGGTGAAGAAGGATCTTCGAAGGTAATTGAAGTAGCAAATTTGATAAAGAACATCGTTAGTATAACTATGAGGCATTGTTGGTCGgaaaaacattagtaatttatattcaattcaattacttgTGCCACAGATAACAAGGAAGAGGCCGATGATGATGCATCAGGCCAGGTTGATGACCAACCATCCAGTGAGGGAAATGAAAAGGAAGATGACGAtaaagatgaagaggatgatgggAATGAAAAACCAGATGAAGAGAACGATGATGATAAAGATGAAGACAATCTTTGGCGATAAAAACGAGGATAAAAGAAGGAGGATGAAGCAACTGGTAATGAAGACGCCGATGGGAATGATGAAAAAGGCGAGGAAGGAGAAAAACCGGTGAGGTGATGATGAGACAGTTGGTGACGAAGAACCAATAACTACTCGGTGCGTCAGGTAGCGagaagatgacgacgatgatgaAGTTGATATTGTCGATGATTGCAGTGATGAGATCCTGTATGACAATTACGACGAAGATACTGGCGACCACTATTTGTTACATGTCGAAACAACTGAAGACTGGATGCACGTGATGGATCCTTGCTACGGCTGCACAATCGAATGTGGCCTACCAGCTCCGGATCTAACACTTGTGTCGAAGAGTATGATAAAACACAAGGAGATAATGGCGCCTATCCTTGAAgttaggaaagaaacaattgaCTATTGTTTTATCGACGATGACGAGAACCTCTCAGATACGTGAGTACTTTATTTACTCTTGCACTGTGATAAACAAAACGTTTTACTTTGCAAGTGAATACTATTTCAATTGAATAGTTATTCTTTGTTAAACCGTTACTCTATTAAAAGGTGTTCGACTATTACATCTCATTGTCCAACAGGGAAAGGCTTGTCTCGTATGGGAAGTATCACTTCATTCCAAGGGAAGATTTAACTTCATTGGCTCCTGGTGAGCTTATTTATATAATGGTGACTGAATGTTGGTCAATGTTGCTCAATGACCTCATCTCCAGAAAGGTAGCAAGTGATACACCATTgaggatcttcatgggcttgggtCAATCTGTATGTTACtgtaataaataaatttttattcttattgattttgtgtttctataatgtttattgactttgtatttatatttatttttgtaggaCGCATTAGCAACTATGTCTGTTGGAAAACCCATTCAAAACAGACATTTAGAAAGTGAAGTTTTGCTGTCCTTCACACAGTGGATCAAATACAACAAGAGTCCACTGAATTTCGACTGTGATATGGTAAACCACATTActgttaataattttttttttattcttatataagTAGAGTGTATAGAAGTTCTGTTTAGCAATGATATATATCTGCTTAATTGCAGATATTCATTCCACTCATTCTGGAGGACCACTTTTTCTGTGCTTGCATAAATTTCATGTCGAAAACCGTTGACTACCTAGACAACAAACCCTTGTATGCCAGATCCCGAAaagcaaaaatggcaagaaatgcggTAAGTTTCTCTACTTACAGTGACAATGTTATACCTTTAAATTTCCATTAATAATTTTGGCAATCATTGTTACAGTAACATAGATATAGTAACAGTATTACTTTTTGTGCAGGCAAATATCATGGGGAAAATGTTGTTAGAAATGCAAATTGCAAAAGGCTCCAAAGTGAAAAGTTTCCCACTTAAGAATGTGAAATTTAAATGGCAGAGCATTGCAAAAAACGTGGATTGTGGGGTTTTCATGATGATGCACATGGCTTTCTACACGGGGAAGGTTTTTGACTCGAGTGGGGATGAACGGAAAAGAATGTTGTACCGTCTTTGAAATATGTGCAATACTTGTTCTTAGCGACTTGAATCAAGTACGAAAAGAGGTGCAAGGAAGGATATCAAAATTCGGGAATGAAAGGGAACAGTGAAGGAAAAGTCGCAAAAAAAAGAAGGCtggaagagaagaaggaaaaaaaggaagaggaaaaaaaggaagaggaaaaaaaggaagaggaaaaaacaAAGAAGCCACAGGAAAAACAAAAAGGGGAAGAGCCCAAACAGCCGAGGGTGAAGTCGGTTGCTTACAAGCATTCTCCTAGAGCAATTGGTGAAGATGAGGAGATAATATTTAAATTTTTAAAGATGATGTTATGGGATGTTCTCTAGGTGACGGTGAAATTGACGGTGATATATTCCTAGTCTCTGAATTTATGAGAGAAAATCAGAAACTGCTGTCCAGTACAACTAATCTGAGAAGGCACGTTCTTGATTATGCGTTTATGGATGATATCGACTTCCACAAAAGGTAAAATACTTGTTGTTCTTGTGAAAGTGTTTCTTTGTTAATCGTTTCGTAAAACTGGTTTTTAAACACTGTTTATGTTACATCGTTGTCGAATTGTATGTTTACGATTTCGAGTTTCGAGTGTTACGATAATCATATCGTAACGTTATTATGTTGTTTCGATTGTTCTTGTTACACCTATCTTTGTAACATTGTTGATTACTCGATTTCTTAATTGATAGTAAAAGGAAATTAATGTTCTGTTTCGACGGGCCGGTTGCATGAGTGACTACCTGGACACAAAGGGCGACGTGAGGGTAATGAAATGCTCCGCTATCCTGTGGTAAATGTGAAGTTTAAATGGCGAAACGGGCTTCCGTATTTGAAGAGTCACCTGTATCACTATGATGTAGCCGTCTCAATTTTTTGGGATATGCAAACAAGTCTTCTTTGCTCAACAACACATTTTATCGGCGGGCATGTGCTTCCCAAATTGCTGCATGTTTGCTCATGGCTGACATCAACAAAATACGGGCTGAATTGTTGGACGCTGTTGAAATCttcaaaaaatcaaagaaaacaatCGGCCGATATAGCTGCAAGGAGGAAGCGGCTAGAATGCtcaaagggaaggcaacggaagatGAATTGTCAGACAAAGAACCACCGATTGAGAATGAACCGAAGCCACTCAACACCGAAATGCCTGTACTTCGTTTTAAAGTGAAAATCAAGTGATGTACTCTAAAACAATGTTACTTTAACAACGTAATAGTGGCTGTCATAGACAGTGGAACATATTTTCgaatattttggaatatattacaaataagtTTGTTCTTTAATGAAGAACTTATTATATGCAGAATTCATTAACTATGTTATCAGAATAAAGATGTGTGATTTCAAGAGTgaaaagagaaaacataatttgacgttTTGAATTCTTCACTCTTGCATGTTATTATAATCGCACTTCATAGGGAATACGAAACATGGGTTGGATAAGTTTCATGTCCGATTTTTGTCTGTTGGAATTCAAAAATTAACTGTTtgtttaaagcatttaattttgaaaacagtttttaaaatgttaagtgttttttttttaaacaaaaaaagtcgagacaaaatgaaaataatgttactgtaacactgtgatagtaataaatgaaaattataatactccctccaatttcatttattgttcccctttctttttgACATAAAAAATAAGTGaatcaatttggaccacacaatacaCATAAACCCACATCaaattgattttggaccacacaaagttatccaaaaaaggaaagagagaacAATAAGAAAAATGGACGAAAAGGGAAagaggaacaataaatgaaattggagggagtaaaaGATTTTGACGCTTTGAATTCGCCACTCTGCAGCATTTATAACTGGACTTAATTATGGGGAACATGCACGTGGTTAACATCAATCATTATTTAAAAACAGTTTTCAAAGCAGTTAATAAAAGTGGTTTTTAAagcagttaatttttttttttaaaaaataactgttttgtttttcacaattatctataaataatgTCATTGTAAAAAAGCACAATTATGTTTCAGAATGTGACGGttttgacgctttgaattctACAATCTGCAGCAGTTATCTTTCTAAAACAGTTTTGCACTTTGTTCAAAGTGACGTGTTTCAAGgcagttattttttttttatttttttttttttaaactgttctgtttttttcaattatctataaataatctcattttcattcaacatttttacacttcattttctaaacaaaaaaaataagccaagacaaattcaaaggtttttcatgtctaattttttttaaatctttTGTAATATTAAAAACCTTGCTCTAATTGAGGGAAAACAGTTTCTGTTTGTTTATAAATAGATTTTGTTTTCTCTAATTTAGGGAAAACAGTTTATTTTTCTGTTttaataggtttttttttttttttgttgcgtGAAGAGAAAAATGGAACGAATTCAAAGGAAACTAGAAGACACCAAGTTTGAACTGGAAGAAATGACAAGGCATAGAGATTCATTACTTGAGCAGGTTATATCATCTGATAGTAAGGTAATAGAAATGGCGGAACGAGTACAAGTGCTTGAAAATGACTTGAAAAATGCTGAagctcatatcaagtttctgatgGCGGAAAACAAGTGTATTGGGAAACAGCTAGAAGAAAATAAGCTGAAGAAGTACACTGAAACAGATTTAGACCGTCAATTTCTCCTTGGTGTTACAGCTCTTAGGGAGTCATATGCTAAACTCAACCCTTCGATTAACAGGAAGTGGCCTCTTGTTGTCAAAGCTATTGAAGAGATGGAAGGTTACAAGAATAATCTGAAAAGGGAGTTGCTAGAGGGCGAAAGCAGCATTCATTCTCCTCCTGTGAATAAGCGACTAAGAAGGGAGTAAAAGATTTAAtatttctttcattacatgagtTTATACTTATGTGATGACTTATATTTAAGTTAACTCATCATTCTTGTTTCTAAGTATTTCGTTTGTAATCAGTGTTTGGAACACTTGTTTTTAATGAATGACATCTTAATTCGGTTAATTGTCCAATTTACTAATAGAATTGTGGTATATTAAATTGAACAACGATTATGTAACTATGTTTAAAATTGTCAAAAAAcggtcctaaaacgggacggaaaagggtttagggttggattaggcggaaccgcttcgcggttctgcctaatccaaccctaaacccttttccttaaacaaaggttgttacaagaaaaccaaaactaaaccctagggaaggacgggtgataccctgtcgtggacgggatttaaatttggggaaaaacgctcctaaaacgggacggaaaagggtttagggttggattaggcggcaccgcttcgcggagccgcctaatccaaccctaaacccttttccttaaacaaaggttgttcgtagtacaacaaagtgttacaagataaaaccaaaactaaaccctagggaaggacgggtgatactgtcgtggacgagatttaaatttggggaaaaacgctcctaaaacgggacggaaaagggtttagggttggattaggcgccaccgcttcgcggagccgcctaatccaaccctaaacccttttccttaaacaaaggttgttcgtagtacaacgaGTGTTACGataaaacaaaaactaaaccctagggaaggacgggtgataccttgtcgtggacgggatttaaatttggggaaaaacgctcctaaaacgggacggaaaagggtttagggttggattgggcggcaccgcttcgcggagccgcctaatccaaccctaaacccttttccttaaacaaaggttgttcgtagtacaacaagtGTTACAaagataaaaccaaaactaaaccctagggaaggacgggtgatactgtcgtggacgggatttaaatttggggaaaaacgctcctaaaacgggacggaaagggtttagggttggattaggcggcaccgcttcgcggagccgcctaatccaaccctaaacccttttccttaaacaaaggttgttcgtagtacaacaagaGTGTTACagataaaaccaaaactaaaccctagggaaggacgggtgatacctgtcgtggacgggatttaaatttggggaaaaacgctcctaaaacgggacggaaaagggtttagggttggattaggcggaaccgcttcgcggagccgcctaatccaaccctaaacccttttccttaaacaaaggttgttacagtaaaaccaaaactaaaccctagggaagtaccggtgataccctgtcgtggacgggatgtaaatttggggaaaaacgctcctaaaacgggacggaaaagggtttagggttggattaggcggaaccgcttcgcggagccgcctaatccaaccctaaacccttttccttaaacaaaacaAATCGTATAACAAATTGTATAATACATTCTTTGTAAAACTTAGGAAatatgctcctaaaacgggacggaaaatggTCCTAAAACAATATGTGTTGCTGTATAAAATGTTGTAAGTGCTGTATAAAATGTTAACTATGATGTAGGACAATGGAATGACTTTTTACTGTGACATGTTATTGCCACAAAGAAGACACAATtctactttttatttttctttgtgacatattattgtcacaaagaacacaaaatcctacTAATTATTGCTAAGGTCACAATGTTATCGTAACATCATAACAAAGATCAAACTTTTTCTTTTTAGTCGCTTTCTCAAAGCAGCTACATCGCCTATGCGAAGAGGGCATGTTCTCTGTCGTGGGTAACTCTTTCTTTGCAAGTATGCACATAGCCTCTTTGGCTTGGCTGCTTTTTCAATGGCTGTTGTTTAGCCGACTTCAATCTTTTTCCACCgcccttgttgcgtgcttgttaGGAGGGTGGATAGTGACTTCGAGACGACGAGCTGTGACCCAACAAAGACATCTCCATCTCTTGGTCTTTTGTAAGCGGTTCAATACATAACTTCTGCCGGAACTCAACTAGGACGGATGCTAACTCTTCCGTGTGTTCAACAGGTAAAGTTTTGAGAACACCAACTATCCGACGGAACTCGACCATACGTTGCACAAATGATCGTTATCGACGTAGCCATATATGAATCCTCAATGACATTCCCATTCGAATCAAGCTCGGAAGTAAAACAAGAGGTTCTTGTTTATCATGGTGACAATGTTACTTTAAGAAATTATGGTTACAATGTTATCAGTAAAACAATTACTATAACAAGTCAAAATCATCACAAGTAATAATGTTTCGAATCAAACCACATTCGCTGCGTGTGTGTTATTTAGCCAACGATCTACAATGTATTTGCTTGGTATTCGTCCAATTCCTTTGCCCTTGTACACACACAAAATATGCCTGCAGAGTAATCCAATTCTTTCGAACAGTTTACACTCGCATACTGCATCTGTGCTTCTAAGGTCCAACCTCACCTTGAAAATTCTGTCTGTCTCGGCATCGATTACATGAATTATGCGCACATGCTCCTCCTTCTCAAAGTCATCAACACCACATGAATCGGCCGCCATTACTTCTTCTTGGAACACCTTGAACACAGCATGTGTGTATATAATAGCGCCATGCTTTTCTATAGGTAATTCTGTCTTACGCTCAGGGAATGAGTGGTCgctgttataatcatcgcaccttCGTGTATAGCGCTGCTGGTCCATAGCAGTTTGGAACCTGGTTTTAATGCAACAAGGATTCGGCAACAAATTATTTATGTAACAATGAAACAATGGTACTGTAACATACACTGTTCCCGGGTACTGTAAGGAATGAAAAAGAGTTGTTTACCTCATCCAAAATTCGACCAGTGTACCAAAGTGATTCTCATAGCGCTTGAAAAACGAATTTGTACTTTCGATCGTTTGTGTTATTCTTAATATGCAGCCCAAGGCAAGGTCACGATGGTAGGCAGGAATCCAATGGTGTGTCGTGTCGAACAttgtagtcaaccaatcattatctTCCGGCTCGAAATCGAAATGACCTTCCGCCACTTCTCTTCGAACTCGACGGCTCCATATCAGGTCCCAAACAACAGCGTTGAAGCGAGCAAGGAAGTCCGTGTCTCTGCAGAGTGCTGAACCAACTTTGTCCGTGATCTTTTGtgtaatatgccacatacaataacgATGCCTAGCTGTCTTGAAAACAGAAGGGAAAGCCTGTTGTATGCCAGGCATAATGAAACAGCAAGTCAGAACGTGATATTGACCAGTGATAGGGAAAGAGCAAGTGAGTAAATTATATGTTAGTAATTTAGTTACAGTGACATTGTTATTGAATAACCTTGTAAAAGAGGAAGAGATGGAACAGTGGTAGTTGGAGTCAGAAAGTTCTGGTACAATAATCTTAAATAAgtctgttacagtaacattgtcaCACTATTACCTTCTTTATGCCAGGGCATTGATCCGTGATCATGAACTGCGGCTCTTTTTGTCCCATGGCAGTCAAGAAATGCTGAAAGGTCCATTGGAAGGAGATGTCATCCTCGTGTAACAGGAGACAACCGGCAAACAACACCGACTTTCTGTGGTGATTAACACTTGtgaatggtgtaaaaaccatatcatacttattggttagtaagtagggtcgaagctaacaaagatccccaaagaatgagtagtttctaatacatgtagcatcagcccaaaagaactttgttagacggttttgcggatcaacatcataggcgaagtagaactggggttgggttgctttgagtttctcgagtcgatcgatgaaaaggtcagcatctcttaacccaatgtagcacttgatatctctttgaaagttcttaaaatctatcaatgTAGCACCGATATTTTCATACCCATTGACAAGTTCCTTAACCTGTCTAAAGGTCAATCCAGCGCCAATATTCAACTTGGAGTTGTCCAAGATAAGCGTCTTCTGGAACATATCAAGGGATCGTGAAATCTTATCGAGATCTCTGTTACAGACAGAGGTGAGACGATGATTGTGGACTTCAGAAAACTCGTCAATCATAGCTGGGCCATCAAGGCCATGTAGAAGGGCAAATCTGACGTATGCTCGGCATCCAATTCTTGTGATTTTAACTCGCCGTGTAACTGTACTAGCTGTGGACGAACCATCACCCATATTCTCATCATCCTTGGTTCTCGGGACGCCTGTTTCGGTTTAGATTCCCTGAACCCTTGACGGTTGCAGACTACGAATTTTTGGTGTGCAACACCACCTCGTAGTGTTTTCGTACTGTGCTTCCGAGGGGTAAATCCGCATGCCCGAGCATAAACCTCGTAGAACTTGATGCCAGCCTCAAGGGAGGCGAAAACTGCACCAATGGTAGGTCTAAACTTGTGCTCAACCACACGCATCCAGCGCTCACCTCCATTAGGCGTGTGAGACAGAACAAGCTGATTATTTGGTTGAGGATTGGGTTGCTCTTGGACAATTGGCGTAGAATGGGGTTGAGTGACAGTACTTGAGTCTGTAATACAAAAAGGAAAATACGAGTATTAGTGACCTGAAATACAACGGTGGTATTACAAAGAGTGACATTGTTACAGTAATAAAAGAGGACATCCAGAAGTGGTACAGCATATGTTATATGTGAAATGGAAAATGAATATATGTGATTGTGTTACTGATAACATTGATATTGTAACAAGCGAGCCTGTAAGCATTGACAAGCAGAACAGGAATATCTGAGACAATGGGACAGGAATATACAAAAACAGGAAAAGAGgtcaaatataatgaaatttgaccGAATTTGAACGTGAAAATCAACAAAGACGAGGATATTTGACCTAATATTTAAGAGAAAAGCAAGTAAGAGTATAATCAAAGGAAAGCAGACCGTAAATTGAAGTATAAGTGAACGAATTTCATTAAAGTTGAAGCAAACATaaaatcgattaacctaaaaaACTGAAAAGCAACAGAATAAAGACAAGTATAATCAAAATTGATGGAATGTAACGATAAAGCAACTAATGAATGTTACAGTAACAGTGAGACTGCTACAATGTGGTGACATTAGCATTGACAGCAGAACAGGAATATGCACACAGGTGGAACAGAGAGAAGAGCTCAAAAGCAAAggagttttgaaaatgttttgcaAAATTAATATCAGCGCAGCAGCGTATTGCTAATTTCAACGGGAAAACCAAGGACGATTTTAATCTACGGAAAGAATAAAGCAAATTTGCAGAGAAAGACGATTACAAATCAAATTCGATCGAATTTGACGGAGAACAACACCGGTGATAATGAAAGCAAAGGATAAAGCGAAATTGCAAATTCAAGAAAGAAAACAACGATTATAATCAAATCCGATGTAATTTGACGGAGAAAACTAGGACGATTAGAAGCAAAGCAAAGGAAAAAGCGAATTTGCAGCAAAAACATAGATTATAATCAAATTCGATCAAATATGACGGAAAACAACAACGATTATCACGAAAGCAAAGGATAAAGCGAAATTGCAAATTGAAGAGAGAAAACAACGATTCTAATCAAATTTGACAGGAAAAACAATCACGATTATAATCG from Silene latifolia isolate original U9 population chromosome 2, ASM4854445v1, whole genome shotgun sequence encodes the following:
- the LOC141641658 gene encoding protein FAR-RED IMPAIRED RESPONSE 1-like; this encodes MDQQRYTRRCDDYNSDHSFPERKTELPIEKHGAIIYTHAVFKVFQEEVMAADSCGVDDFEKEEHVRIIHVIDAETDRIFKVRLDLRSTDAVCECKLFERIGLLCRHILCVYKGKGIGRIPSKYIVDRWLNNTHAANVV